In the Labilithrix sp. genome, GTCGATGACGACACCGGAACGACTGACGAGCGCGACGGAGAGCGCATCAGGAAGGTCGCTAGCAAGCTGCGGTCGAACCTCCTGGGGGCGGCGGGCGAGCTGGCTTGCATGCCGACGAACGTGGTCGACGCGCTGAACGAGTTCCCCTGGCACGATCTGACCGCGGAACAAGCGGCGCGCATCACGAAGAAGATCCTCGACGAGGCGCGCGAGCATCGTGGCAGCTACATCCCATGCGGCTTCTGGATCCAGCGCTTGGCGGAGGAAGAGGGGAAGGAGAAGCGCGCCGCCCACGACGCCGCGAAGGAGCACGCAAGGTGAGGCGCGAGCGCGAAGAGAGCCCGCGGCAGTACGTCGTCACGGCCCTCCGAGAGGTGCTTGCGTCGCGAGCGGCGGGGCAGGAGACGCCGAGGCGTGAGAGCCCGCGCGCGACGCTTGAGGCGGCGATCGACTCGCTCGAGAGCATCTCTCTCGGCGTGACGCTCTTCCCCCTCAACGACACGCGCTCGACGCTTGCCGAGCTGGGCGAGCGGAGGGCGGCACTCGCGGGGCGCATCGCGGAGGTGCGCGCGGAGCTCCGCGCGCTGATCGAGAGGGGGACGCTGTAGCGATGGGACGCCCCGCGAGTGGATCGGTTCGGTGGAACGCGACGGCGAAGACGTGGGAGTGCCGCGTCACGCTGAGCGACGGCAAGCGCTCGCGCCCGATCCCCCTGACGGGGCTCGCGGCGTGCGCCGTCGCACCGACCGATCCGCCGCGGGGCTGCACCTGCGAGCCGTGCAAGGTCTCCCGCGAGACCGCGCGAGCAGTCTCCGAGCGCATGCGCGCCGGCGCGCACGTCGACGTCGCGACAGAGGAGACCGCGAACGAGTGGTTTGCGCGCTACATGAAGCACTCGAAGGAGAGCGGGCAGACGGACACGTCGAAGAAGAGGACTCGCTGGAACAAGTGGATCGCGCCGCGCATCGGGACGAAGCCGATGGTGCTCGTCACACGCGACGACGTGGAAGACATCCGCGATGACCTCGACCGCGCGATCCTCGCCTGGCAGCGCGCCGGGAAGAGCGGCGGCAAGAAGGGACGCGAGGTCGCGGGGAAGACGACCATGAACATCTGGTCGTGCCTCACGTCGTCGTTCAAGGCGGCGACGAACAGCAAGCGGCGCGACCTCCGCGTGCTTCACGGTAGGTCCAACCCGTGCGTCGGTGTCGAGCCGCCGGGGGATCGCGACTCGCGCCAGGGTCGCCGGAAGACGTTTCTCTACCCGCGCGAGGCCGCGGCGCTGCTCTCGTGCGCCGACGTGCCGCTCGAGTGGCGCGAGGTCTACGCGATCGCGCTGTACCTCTACCTCCGTCCCGGGGAGCTCCGCGTGCTGACGTGCGGGGATGTCGATCCTGACTTCGCGTTCGTGAGCATCACGAAAGCCTGGGACTACGAGGACGGCGAAGTGAAGCCGCCGAAGACGCGCAACGGTGTTCGGCGTGTGCCGATCCCAGCGACGCTCGCGCCCCTTCTCCGCCGGATGGTCGACGGACGCGCGCCCTCGGAGCTCGTCGTGCCGCGCCTCTCTGCGTTCGGCGAAGACCACCTTGCGGAGCAATGGCGGAAGCACCTGACGGCGGCTGGCGTCACACGCTCGGAGCTGCACGCGTCGACGCGCACGCACGTGCAAAGCAACTTCCGTTCGTGCCGAGACAGTGGCCTCACGTGGCTCGCGCTCTCGGGCGTCGACGTGACCAAGATCATGCGGCGCGCGGGCCACGATCACATCCAGACGACGATGGGCTACGTGAAGCTGGCGGAGGATCTTGCCGGCGACCTTGGCGAGCCGTTCGCGCCGCTCCCCGAGGGGCCCGAGGGTTCTGCAACCGTTTTGGTTTTCTGGCCGAAAGATCCTCAGAAAACCCGGGAAAAACAGTGCCGGAGGAGGGAGTCGAACCCCCGACCTAGCGCGTATGAAACGCCCGCTCTAACCAACTGAGCTACTCCGGCGGTCGGGAAATATGTGCGAGGGGTGAGCGATCTAGACCGGCGCGCATCGGTTGGCAAGGCCGCCTTTCCGATGTGGCCTGGTAGGCTTGGCCGATGAACGTGCGCGGTCGGGTCGTGGTGGTGACGCTCTCCTGCTTGCTCGTGGCGGCGGCGCTCGAGAGCGGTTGCGGCAGCAGCGTGGGCAGCAACTTCGACGACGGGGGCGGCGACGACGCGGGGGACGGCTCGACCGGCGCCAGCTCCACCAGCGGGTTCACGCCCGGCTCCTCCGGCGACGGCGGGTCGAGCGGGAGCTCCGGCGGCGAGTGCGACGTCGCCGGGCGCGCTTGCGGCGATGCCGGAGAAGGCGTGTGCGCCGGCGGGCTGTGCTGCGCGGCCGCCCTCGCTTGCGGCGCGACGTGCTGCGCCGATGGGACCGTGTGCTCGTTCCAGACGTGCGTCACGCCCGGCGCGACGTGCTTCGACTCGAGCGACTGCGCCGCGAACGAGTACTGCGAGCTGTCGCTCGGTACGTCGAGCGACGCCGGCGTCAACGACGCCTCGTGCGTCGGGGCGTCGGACCGGAGCGGGAAGTGTCTGCCGCGGCCGCCCGAGTGCGTCGGGGACGCGGGGGCGACGGCGGACGGGACCATCACGTGCCTCCAGAAATGTGAGGTGCGGCCCGCGACGCCGACGTTCGCGCCCGCCCTCAAGGCGGCTTGGGGCGGCGAGACGGTGAGCCCGTTCTCGACCGACGTCATGATGGCGCCGATCGTCATTCAGCTCGATGATGACGATTGCGACGGAAAAGTGACTGAGCGCGATATTCCGGAAATTGTCTTTTCGACGTTCTCGAACGGGGCGTATCGCGTCGACGGGCGGCTCCACGCGATCTCGCTCCGGAACGGGAGCTTCGTCGAGAAGTGGACCGTGCCGAACGCGACCAACGGCACGGTCGTGTACCCGACGAAGCAGATCGCGGCCGGCAACTTCGACGGGCTGCCCGGCAACGAGGTCGTCGCGTGCGGCGTCGACGGGAAGGTCCACGCGTTCCGCGGCACGGACGGATCGCTGCTGTGGTCGACCACGACGGAGACGATCTGCTTCATGCCGGCGATCGCGGACCTCGACGGCGACGGCAAGCCCGAGGTCATCGTCGAGGGCGGCATCCTCGACGGCGCCGACGGCACACTGAAGCACGGCTTCGAGGTGCCGCTCGACGGGCCGTTCGTCGTGAGCGACATCGACTCCGACGGCAGGCTCGACGTCGTGACGTACGCGCGCGCCTACAGCGCGACCGGCGTCCTGATCGTCGACACTGGGATGACGACCACCCCGCGCAACCCCGACACCGGCGATTGGAAGGGACCGTGGTCCGCGGTCGCCGACTTCGACGGCGACGGCAAGCCCGAGGTCGTCGCCGTCGACAACGAGACCCATACCGTCCACATGTGGCGCTACGACCCGAACGTCACCGACGGCGGGCCGTTCGGGAGGTTCACGATCGTCCGCCAGCCCGTCGACATGAACGCCCTGTTCGACGCGAGCAACCAGTGTCCGGACGGGACGTGGGGCGCGACCCACGGCGGCGGGCCGCCGACGATCGGCGACTTCGATCGCGACGGGGTGCCGGACGTCGCGCTCGCGGGCGGCATCGGGTACGTCGTCTTCGACGGAAGGAAGCTGCGCGACGAGACCTTCACCGGCGCGCAGACGATCCTCTGGTCGAAGGTCACGACCGACTGCTCGTCGGCCTCGACCGGCAGCACCCTGTTCGACTTCGACGGCGACGGGAAGGCGGAGGTCGTCTACTCCGACGAGCTGCGCCTCCGCATCTACGAGGGCGCGACCGGCAACGAGCTCGCGTCGATCTGCAACACGACCGCGACGCTGATCGAGTTCCCGATCGTCGCCGACGTCGACAACGACGGACAGGCCGACATCGTCGTCGTGTCGAACGCGTACAACAAGACCTGCGACGAGACGACCGACGGCGGCGCGCCGAGCCTCACCCGTCAGGCCGGCGTCCGCGTCTTCGGGCCCTCGACTGGCGCGTGGGTCCGCACGCGGCGGGTCTGGAACGAGCACGCGTACCACGTCACGAACGTGAACGAGGACGGCACCATCGCCGCCGACGAGCCGAAGAACTGGACCCAGAACGGCCTCAACAACTTCCGCCAGAACAAGCAGCCCGGCAGCGAGTTCGCTGCCCCGAACCTCGTCGCCACGATCTCGCCGGTCTGCGAGGGCGACACGACCGTCACCGTCGTCGTGCGAAACGTCGGCGAGGCGGCGGTCCCGGCCGGCGTCGTCATCGGCGTCTACGCCGGCACGACGAAGCTCGGGTCCCTGACGACGACACGTCCGCTCTACCCGGCCGAGGCCCAGCCGCTCGATCAGGCGGTCGCCGGCGCCGGCGTCGCGCCCGGCGCGACCGTCCGCGCGATCGTCGACGACGGCGCGCCGCCCCACCCGAGCTGGACCGAGTGCCGGACCGACGACAACACCGCCCAGACCACCGCGCGCGCCTGCTCCGGCGTCCCGAAGTAGCGGCCCTACGCGGCCTTCGCCGCGGCCGCCATCACCTTCGCGAGCTCCGTGAGCGGCGCGGCGATCGCGCTCTCGCGGCGCCACGCGAGCACGATCGTGCGGCCCTGCGCGCGCCCGGCGAGGGGACGGATCGCGAGCTGCCCGCGGCGGTTCTCGACGTCGACCGCGATGCTCGGGAGCAGCGTCACGCCGACGCCGGCGGAGACCATCTGGACCAGCGTCGCGAGGCTCGTCGCGCGGAGGTCGGTCTCCGTCGCGCCCGCGCGCTGGCAGAGCGCCAGCGCTTGCGTGCGGAGGCAGTGACCGTCGTCGAGGAGGAGCACCGGCTCGTCGTCGAGGTCCGCGAGCGCGATGCTCTTCTTCTTCGCGAGCGGATGCGCCTGCGGGACGGCCGCGACGAACGGATCCTCGCGCACGCGCGCGTACGCCACGTCGTCCATCCCGTCGACGAGCGCGAGGAGGCCCGCGTCGATCGTCCCGCTCCGCAGCGACGCGAGGAGGTCCTCCGTCTTCTCCTCCACCAGCGCGAGGCGCAGCTTCGGCCAGCGCTCCGCGATCGCGGGCGTGACCCACGGCAAGAGGTACGGCGCGATGGTGGGGATGACCGCGAGCCGGAGCGTGCCCGCGAACGGGTCCTGCGTCGCGGTCGCGGCTGCGAGGAGGTCCTCGAGGTCGAGGAGCACGCGGCGCGCCTGGGCCACGACCGCCTCGCCCGCCTTCGTGACGAGCACGCGCTGCCGGTTGCGCTCGAAGACCTGGACGCCGAGGACGTCCTCGAGCTTCTGGATCTGCGAGCTCAGCGTCGGCTGCGACACGCCGCAGCGCTCCGCGGCCTTGTGGAAGCCGAGCGTGTCGGCGACGGCGACCACGTATTGCAGCTGGCGGATCGAGACGTCGTGCGCCGCGGCGGTCCTCATGATAGTCAGGTTCTATCACGAGCATTGATTCTTCGTCTTTGGCGAATCAGTCGTCGGGACGTAGGTTGGAGGAGCGATGAACGACACGAAGACCGTCGACGTAGCGATCCTCGGGGCCGGCACCGCCGGCATGGCAGCGTACCGCGCCGTGCGGCGGGAAGGCCGCACCGCCCTCCTCATCGAAGCCGGAGCGTACGGCACCACCTGCGCGCGAGTCGGCTGCATGCCGAGCAAGCTCCTCATCGCCGCGGCCGACGCGGCGCACCGCGCACGTCACGCCGCGCCGTTCGGGGTCCGCACCACGGTCGCGGTCGACGGCAAGGAGGTCATGGCGCGCGTCCGCGGCGAGCGCGATCGCTTCGTCGGGTTCGTCCTCGAGTCGATCGAGAGCTTCCCGGCCGAGGATCGCCTCCTCGGTCAGGCGCGCCTCGTCGGCCCGCACACGCTCGAGCTCACCGGCGCGCACGGCGTCGTGCGCGTGAACGCGAAGGCGATCGTGGTCGCGACGGGGTCTTCGCCGTGGCTGCCGCCCGTGTTCGACGCGGTGAAGGACCGGATCGTCGTCAACGATCACGTCTTCGACTGGACCGATCTCCCGCCGTCGGCGGTCGTGTTCGGCGCGGGCGTCATCGGGCTCGAGCTCGGCCAGGCGCTCACGCGGCTCGGGGTGAAGGTGAAGGTCCTCGGCCGCAGCGGCACGATCGGGCCGCTCAAGGATCCGGTCGTGAAGGAGGCGGCGGCGAAGGCGCTCCACGCCGAGCTCGACGCGGACTTCGACGCGGAGGTCCGATCCATCGCGCCGCTCGGCGAGGGCACCGGCGTCGCGGTCACGTTCGTGGACAAGGACGGCAACGAGCGCACGGACACGTTCTCGGTCGCGCTCGTGGCCGCGGGGCGGCGGCCCAACGTCGTCGGCCTCGGCCTCGAGCACGCGGGCGTGGCGGTCGACGTGAAGGTCGATCGGCGCACGCTCCGGTGGGGGAGCTCGAACGTGTTCCGCGCCGGCGACGTGAACGACGACATGCCGCTCCTCCACGAGGCGGCGGACGAAGGCGCGATCGCCGGCACGAACGCGGCGCGCCTCGCGGCGGGGCTCGCGCCGC is a window encoding:
- a CDS encoding VCBS repeat-containing protein, which produces MNVRGRVVVVTLSCLLVAAALESGCGSSVGSNFDDGGGDDAGDGSTGASSTSGFTPGSSGDGGSSGSSGGECDVAGRACGDAGEGVCAGGLCCAAALACGATCCADGTVCSFQTCVTPGATCFDSSDCAANEYCELSLGTSSDAGVNDASCVGASDRSGKCLPRPPECVGDAGATADGTITCLQKCEVRPATPTFAPALKAAWGGETVSPFSTDVMMAPIVIQLDDDDCDGKVTERDIPEIVFSTFSNGAYRVDGRLHAISLRNGSFVEKWTVPNATNGTVVYPTKQIAAGNFDGLPGNEVVACGVDGKVHAFRGTDGSLLWSTTTETICFMPAIADLDGDGKPEVIVEGGILDGADGTLKHGFEVPLDGPFVVSDIDSDGRLDVVTYARAYSATGVLIVDTGMTTTPRNPDTGDWKGPWSAVADFDGDGKPEVVAVDNETHTVHMWRYDPNVTDGGPFGRFTIVRQPVDMNALFDASNQCPDGTWGATHGGGPPTIGDFDRDGVPDVALAGGIGYVVFDGRKLRDETFTGAQTILWSKVTTDCSSASTGSTLFDFDGDGKAEVVYSDELRLRIYEGATGNELASICNTTATLIEFPIVADVDNDGQADIVVVSNAYNKTCDETTDGGAPSLTRQAGVRVFGPSTGAWVRTRRVWNEHAYHVTNVNEDGTIAADEPKNWTQNGLNNFRQNKQPGSEFAAPNLVATISPVCEGDTTVTVVVRNVGEAAVPAGVVIGVYAGTTKLGSLTTTRPLYPAEAQPLDQAVAGAGVAPGATVRAIVDDGAPPHPSWTECRTDDNTAQTTARACSGVPK
- a CDS encoding LysR family transcriptional regulator gives rise to the protein MRTAAAHDVSIRQLQYVVAVADTLGFHKAAERCGVSQPTLSSQIQKLEDVLGVQVFERNRQRVLVTKAGEAVVAQARRVLLDLEDLLAAATATQDPFAGTLRLAVIPTIAPYLLPWVTPAIAERWPKLRLALVEEKTEDLLASLRSGTIDAGLLALVDGMDDVAYARVREDPFVAAVPQAHPLAKKKSIALADLDDEPVLLLDDGHCLRTQALALCQRAGATETDLRATSLATLVQMVSAGVGVTLLPSIAVDVENRRGQLAIRPLAGRAQGRTIVLAWRRESAIAAPLTELAKVMAAAAKAA
- a CDS encoding dihydrolipoyl dehydrogenase, translating into MNDTKTVDVAILGAGTAGMAAYRAVRREGRTALLIEAGAYGTTCARVGCMPSKLLIAAADAAHRARHAAPFGVRTTVAVDGKEVMARVRGERDRFVGFVLESIESFPAEDRLLGQARLVGPHTLELTGAHGVVRVNAKAIVVATGSSPWLPPVFDAVKDRIVVNDHVFDWTDLPPSAVVFGAGVIGLELGQALTRLGVKVKVLGRSGTIGPLKDPVVKEAAAKALHAELDADFDAEVRSIAPLGEGTGVAVTFVDKDGNERTDTFSVALVAAGRRPNVVGLGLEHAGVAVDVKVDRRTLRWGSSNVFRAGDVNDDMPLLHEAADEGAIAGTNAARLAAGLAPLPGHRRTPLGIVFSDPNIAVVGGGYPAAEAQGAFVAGAIDFGDQGRSRVMRENHGAARLYANPETRRFLGAELAGPRVEHMAHLLAWAHQARLTVDDMLAMPFYHPVVEEGLRTALRDLASKLPKKEEKES